A DNA window from Haloactinospora alba contains the following coding sequences:
- a CDS encoding phosphatidylserine decarboxylase, producing MSNDAQSAPRRRVRMARGSAPWLVPACVAAVASAVAGRRSWLGLALAAPAVGVAAGMTWFFRDPERGPAQEGIISAADGVVQSVESQPDGRIRVAVFMSPLNVHVNRAPVAGVVTRQEHRPGGFRPAFDKDSERNERVIWTFETATGQVTVVQIAGAMVRRIVPYFSEGQKVAAGERIGLIRFGSRVDVYLPEGVAPAVAPGQKVRAGETRLDHG from the coding sequence ATGAGCAACGACGCACAATCTGCCCCCCGACGACGTGTGCGCATGGCACGCGGCTCGGCCCCATGGCTCGTACCAGCCTGTGTAGCTGCCGTGGCTTCCGCGGTCGCAGGACGGCGCTCGTGGCTGGGATTGGCTCTGGCCGCACCGGCCGTCGGTGTGGCGGCCGGTATGACGTGGTTCTTCCGCGATCCCGAGCGTGGACCGGCCCAGGAAGGGATCATCTCCGCCGCCGATGGCGTCGTGCAGAGCGTCGAGAGCCAGCCCGACGGCCGCATCCGAGTCGCGGTTTTCATGAGCCCGCTCAACGTGCACGTCAACCGTGCGCCGGTAGCGGGTGTGGTGACCCGACAGGAGCATCGGCCCGGAGGCTTCCGTCCCGCATTCGACAAGGACAGCGAGCGTAATGAGCGCGTCATCTGGACCTTCGAAACCGCGACCGGTCAGGTCACGGTCGTTCAAATCGCCGGCGCGATGGTCCGGCGTATCGTCCCGTATTTCTCTGAAGGGCAGAAGGTGGCGGCGGGCGAAAGGATCGGGCTCATCCGGTTCGGCTCGCGCGTCGACGTCTACCTACCGGAGGGGGTTGCCCCGGCGGTGGCGCCCGGGCAGAAGGTTCGGGCGGGAGAGACGCGCCTTGACCACGGCTGA
- a CDS encoding CDP-alcohol phosphatidyltransferase family protein produces the protein MTTADNASPGIGSAPVLETEQPPARMRLAMADYFTLGNALCGFMAVWQLAAAQSAHLSAGVHDSLQRGAIATAVVLLLLASAFDLFDGRVARKFGGSGMGAELDNLADVISFGFAPAFFVVAWGTLTGAGSLAPVVAAGAVLLAVVVRLARFSRQASECDYFTGLPSPFGAMAVITVVLLDPPVYVGVAAILAVAWLMVSRLEYPKPRGRLAFAVLAWILGSVGCLTAWAVDAPAGNALLYSGSGLVVVLLLTIPVYVLATRRHASGRRDEDVAVPAARER, from the coding sequence TTGACCACGGCTGACAACGCGAGTCCCGGGATCGGCAGTGCTCCTGTGCTGGAGACCGAACAGCCACCGGCACGGATGCGGCTGGCGATGGCCGATTACTTCACACTCGGCAACGCGCTGTGTGGCTTCATGGCGGTCTGGCAGCTGGCTGCTGCCCAGTCGGCGCACCTGTCGGCGGGTGTGCACGACTCGTTGCAGCGCGGTGCCATCGCGACGGCTGTGGTGCTGCTGCTGCTCGCCTCCGCCTTCGACCTGTTCGACGGTCGGGTGGCCCGCAAGTTCGGCGGGAGCGGGATGGGAGCCGAACTCGACAACCTCGCTGACGTGATCAGCTTCGGTTTCGCGCCGGCGTTCTTCGTCGTCGCGTGGGGGACGCTCACCGGCGCGGGGAGCCTCGCTCCGGTAGTGGCCGCGGGGGCCGTGCTGTTGGCGGTCGTGGTGCGTCTGGCCCGGTTCTCCCGCCAGGCGAGTGAGTGCGACTACTTCACGGGTCTGCCGAGCCCCTTCGGCGCCATGGCCGTGATCACGGTGGTCCTTCTCGATCCGCCGGTGTACGTCGGCGTGGCCGCGATCCTCGCCGTCGCCTGGCTGATGGTGAGCAGGTTGGAGTACCCCAAACCACGTGGCCGTCTGGCTTTCGCCGTCCTCGCCTGGATCCTGGGAAGCGTGGGTTGCCTCACGGCGTGGGCTGTGGACGCTCCCGCCGGCAATGCCCTGCTGTACTCCGGTTCCGGCCTGGTGGTGGTGCTGCTGCTGACCATCCCGGTCTACGTGCTGGCGACCCGCAGACACGCCTCGGGGCGCCGGGATGAGGACGTCGCCGTCCCGGCGGCTCGCGAGAGGTGA
- a CDS encoding DnaJ family domain-containing protein codes for MTERKPPHLSFESWVDKQVREATERGEFDNLPGEGKPLPDIDRPYDDLWWVRKKARQENVSCLPPALALRREAEDAIAAAHRAGSEAEVRRIVADINDRIRAALKRPTSGPPVTLMPFDADRVVAQWRDQRSG; via the coding sequence ATGACCGAACGCAAGCCACCGCACCTGAGTTTCGAGAGCTGGGTGGACAAACAGGTCCGGGAGGCCACCGAACGCGGGGAGTTCGACAACCTACCGGGCGAGGGAAAGCCCCTGCCCGACATCGACCGCCCCTACGACGACCTGTGGTGGGTGCGGAAGAAGGCTCGGCAGGAGAACGTCTCCTGCCTCCCTCCGGCACTCGCTCTGCGCAGGGAGGCCGAGGACGCGATCGCGGCCGCGCACCGCGCCGGATCGGAGGCCGAGGTGCGGCGCATCGTCGCGGACATCAACGACAGGATCCGCGCGGCGCTGAAAAGGCCCACCTCCGGACCACCGGTCACCCTGATGCCGTTCGACGCCGACCGTGTCGTCGCGCAGTGGCGTGACCAGCGTTCCGGGTGA
- a CDS encoding GNAT family N-acetyltransferase — protein MLALPITTERLLLRVPQATDLDPLREFYEDPAALEHVGTQTAWDRESMGRRLQGWADDHQQHGYGMATIELRGNRDVIGLLGLSPGEDGIPELSCMLIRAYWRSGYCREAAAAYLARAQHDPRFSAIRVRMESHNPARAHMERHVFFPHGFACTAEEPFPPSGRLMRYYSWTAPPTR, from the coding sequence ATGCTGGCCCTGCCGATCACCACCGAGCGGCTCCTGCTGCGCGTGCCGCAGGCCACCGATCTCGACCCCCTGCGCGAGTTCTACGAGGATCCCGCCGCACTCGAACACGTGGGCACCCAGACCGCGTGGGACCGGGAGAGCATGGGACGGCGCCTGCAGGGCTGGGCCGACGACCACCAGCAGCACGGATACGGCATGGCGACCATCGAACTGCGCGGGAACCGGGACGTGATCGGGCTGTTGGGCCTCTCACCCGGGGAGGACGGTATCCCTGAACTCAGCTGCATGCTGATCCGTGCGTACTGGCGCTCTGGCTACTGCCGGGAGGCCGCGGCCGCCTACCTGGCCCGCGCTCAGCACGACCCGCGCTTCTCCGCGATCAGGGTGCGGATGGAGTCGCACAATCCCGCCCGTGCCCACATGGAGCGCCACGTCTTCTTCCCTCACGGGTTCGCCTGCACAGCCGAGGAGCCGTTCCCGCCCAGCGGCAGGCTCATGCGGTACTACTCCTGGACGGCCCCGCCCACCCGCTGA
- a CDS encoding cytochrome P450: MPTRAGAWLLLNLARRPQWAEHIAAEASALPHDGHQVDAGHVARLRTADAFVRETLRLYPPNWLTSRVVAQPTHLGGHRLVPGDRVMVSPYLLHRDERHHDRADTFAPERWLEASSPGTTGAYLPFGAGPRLCPGASLASLELVLVLAMTARTHRLSCPDSQPYRLDTDGALTPAGLHLAFHPRG, translated from the coding sequence ATGCCCACCCGCGCGGGTGCCTGGCTGCTGCTGAACCTGGCCCGCCGCCCCCAGTGGGCCGAGCACATCGCCGCGGAGGCGTCGGCGCTGCCCCACGACGGGCACCAGGTCGACGCCGGACACGTCGCGCGCCTGCGCACCGCCGACGCCTTCGTCCGCGAGACCCTGCGCCTGTACCCGCCGAACTGGCTGACCTCCCGCGTCGTGGCCCAACCCACCCACCTGGGCGGGCACCGACTGGTCCCCGGCGACCGGGTCATGGTCTCGCCCTATCTGCTCCACCGCGACGAGCGCCACCACGACCGGGCCGACACCTTCGCACCCGAGCGCTGGCTCGAGGCTTCCTCACCCGGAACCACCGGCGCCTACCTGCCCTTCGGCGCCGGGCCGCGGCTGTGCCCGGGGGCCTCTCTGGCCTCCCTCGAACTCGTCCTGGTGCTGGCGATGACAGCGCGGACACACCGCCTGTCCTGCCCCGACTCCCAGCCCTACCGGCTGGACACCGACGGCGCGCTCACCCCCGCCGGACTGCACCTGGCCTTCCACCCCCGCGGCTGA
- a CDS encoding cytochrome P450 family protein: MDQHLAPDTGEILSASQYKADRISFLTQGTVRYGDFWEFAPHVYVAAGPELTREVFRRTGAQFSPSQGAFPLPRGVRRALTPGTLLPESLNAARRCFRHNGTIQHTPMVAAEAAALARDWPRGRPEEVMPRLRRTFSRIGAGFCFGADAGTLTHAEAALARTRNNIPPSTLYLPWWVPTATRLRMRSRINALAGRIGAVMERRLTQGRARGPDLLSAMIQASSDHGTPPGPPISYLLATILVASR, encoded by the coding sequence GTGGACCAACACCTTGCACCGGACACCGGAGAGATCCTGTCCGCCTCACAGTACAAGGCGGACAGGATCAGTTTCCTGACCCAGGGTACTGTGCGCTACGGCGACTTCTGGGAGTTCGCCCCGCACGTCTATGTCGCGGCGGGGCCGGAGCTGACCCGGGAGGTGTTCCGCCGCACCGGAGCGCAGTTCAGCCCCTCGCAGGGGGCGTTCCCGCTTCCTCGCGGGGTGCGCCGTGCCCTGACACCGGGCACGTTGCTGCCCGAGAGCCTGAACGCGGCCAGGCGCTGCTTCCGCCATAACGGCACCATCCAGCACACCCCCATGGTCGCCGCCGAGGCCGCCGCCCTGGCCCGCGACTGGCCCCGCGGCCGTCCCGAGGAGGTCATGCCCCGACTCAGGCGCACGTTCTCCCGCATCGGTGCCGGCTTCTGCTTCGGCGCCGACGCCGGTACCCTCACCCACGCCGAGGCCGCCCTGGCCCGGACCCGCAACAACATTCCCCCCAGCACCCTGTACCTGCCGTGGTGGGTGCCCACCGCAACCCGGCTACGCATGCGCAGCCGCATCAACGCCCTGGCCGGGCGCATCGGCGCGGTGATGGAACGGCGTTTGACCCAGGGCCGCGCGAGGGGCCCCGACCTGCTCAGCGCCATGATCCAGGCGTCATCGGACCACGGCACACCTCCCGGACCACCCATCTCCTACCTGCTGGCCACCATCCTGGTGGCCAGCAGGTAG
- a CDS encoding transposase has protein sequence MLAPLRPADAPESKRRADHRRIIDAILFRPRTGIPWRAPLERYDPWETAAGHHRRWRTDGTWQRTADRLRIDANSGEERIANIGSSSVRAHQPGAGAVKKGGAARDEPDGTEARGRFRGGPAAKIHLIADHHRRPPGPGQPRPTQGLARVRFPDGCSGPASRYRQAATRVDRVLGGTACSSKADRVHPRRRGLAATIAQPRDQREHHRRDGAGHLGPDPVSRSAPFAEQRLSGGPIT, from the coding sequence CTGCTCGCCCCGCTCCGGCCCGCCGATGCGCCCGAAAGCAAGAGGCGGGCCGACCACCGACGCATCATCGACGCGATCCTGTTCCGACCCCGCACCGGTATCCCCTGGCGCGCCCCGCTCGAACGCTACGACCCCTGGGAGACCGCCGCCGGACACCACCGCCGCTGGCGCACCGACGGCACTTGGCAGAGAACCGCCGACCGGCTGCGTATCGACGCCAACAGCGGTGAAGAACGCATCGCGAATATCGGATCGAGCAGCGTGCGCGCCCACCAGCCCGGTGCCGGAGCTGTGAAAAAGGGGGGCGCGGCCAGGGACGAGCCGGACGGGACCGAAGCACGCGGACGCTTCCGAGGCGGACCGGCCGCCAAGATCCACCTGATCGCCGATCATCACCGGCGTCCCCCCGGTCCTGGCCAGCCTCGGCCAACGCAGGGACTCGCCCGTGTTCGATTCCCTGATGGATGCTCTGGGCCTGCCTCGCGGTACCGGCAGGCCGCGACCCGAGTTGACCGAGTGCTGGGCGGCACGGCCTGCTCCAGCAAGGCCGACCGGGTCCACCCGCGCAGGCGTGGGCTCGCAGCGACCATCGCCCAGCCCCGTGATCAGCGCGAACACCATCGACGGGACGGTGCAGGCCACCTCGGTCCGGATCCGGTTTCGCGATCTGCCCCGTTCGCAGAACAGCGCCTGAGCGGCGGTCCCATTACCTGA
- the hemQ gene encoding hydrogen peroxide-dependent heme synthase, which produces MSEETNVATGEHTASADPEKLNELLRYPMWSVFKVGDLGGTDRGAAAEELAELFDSSAEKGVTTRGSYDVQGFRADADIMFWWVGDSPQAVQEMYTAFRRTRVGKLSTPVWSAVGLHRPAEFNRSHIPAFLAGEEPQDYLCVYPFVRSYEWYLLPDEERRTMLAEHGKMAAGYSDVRANTVSSFALSDYEWILAFEAPEMYRIVDLMRHLRGAEARRHTRLEVPFYTGCRKNTTELVASLP; this is translated from the coding sequence ATGAGTGAGGAGACGAACGTGGCGACAGGGGAACACACTGCCAGCGCTGATCCGGAGAAGCTGAACGAGCTTCTGCGGTATCCCATGTGGTCGGTGTTCAAGGTCGGTGACCTTGGTGGAACCGACCGCGGCGCCGCTGCGGAGGAGCTGGCGGAACTGTTCGACAGCTCGGCCGAGAAGGGGGTGACCACCCGCGGCTCCTATGACGTCCAGGGCTTCAGGGCCGACGCCGACATCATGTTCTGGTGGGTGGGAGACAGCCCGCAGGCCGTGCAGGAGATGTACACGGCCTTCCGCCGGACCCGTGTGGGGAAGCTGAGCACGCCGGTGTGGTCGGCGGTCGGCCTGCACCGTCCGGCCGAGTTCAACCGGAGCCACATCCCGGCGTTCCTCGCCGGGGAGGAGCCCCAGGACTACCTGTGCGTGTACCCCTTCGTCCGCTCCTACGAGTGGTACCTGCTGCCCGACGAGGAGCGCCGGACGATGCTGGCCGAGCACGGCAAGATGGCCGCTGGTTACTCCGACGTCCGCGCGAACACCGTCTCCAGCTTCGCGCTCAGCGACTACGAGTGGATCCTCGCCTTCGAGGCCCCGGAGATGTACCGGATCGTTGACCTGATGCGCCACCTCCGAGGGGCTGAGGCCCGCAGACACACCCGGCTGGAGGTCCCGTTCTACACGGGGTGCCGGAAGAACACCACCGAACTCGTCGCGAGCCTGCCCTAG
- the hemG gene encoding protoporphyrinogen oxidase — MERKPRVAVVGGGVSGMTAAYRLARGGAEVTVLESTERIGGKLDTSPVAGVPVDSGAESVLTRRPEALRLLTELGLEERIAHPAPGPAAIYSRGRLRSFPRPHVMGIPGSLTSLARSGVVSWRGVLRAAADRVLPSTRVAEDASVGDYVGARMGREVVDRLVGPLLGGVYAGKAGELSVESALPRIAPLARSERSLFGIARRAAAQQAAEASSGPAFATLRGGLAILVDTLAKQADAAVETSAPVRELRAVGGGWQLLVGPEEHPWELDADSVVLACPAPEAARLLRPVVPAASGELAGIDYASTTIVTLAYPAASVTRPPAGSGFLVGPREGRSIKAATFSSTKWPWLAEQLRDKHPDTGMVLVRCSLAQSRGEAVAELSDEELTERVTADLAEICGVSQPPVDRRVTRWDRALPQYAVGHQQRIARVRDALSDREGVALCGAAYEGVGIPACVASAEREAQRILDRHGLTG; from the coding sequence ATGGAGAGGAAACCACGCGTCGCCGTGGTCGGGGGCGGGGTGTCCGGAATGACCGCGGCCTATCGCCTCGCCCGCGGCGGCGCCGAGGTCACGGTGCTGGAGAGCACGGAACGCATCGGGGGGAAGCTGGATACCTCCCCGGTGGCGGGTGTGCCCGTGGACTCGGGAGCCGAGTCGGTCCTGACCCGACGTCCGGAGGCTCTCCGGCTGCTGACGGAGCTGGGGCTGGAGGAGCGGATCGCCCACCCGGCTCCGGGACCCGCCGCCATCTACAGCAGGGGAAGGCTGCGCTCGTTCCCCCGCCCCCATGTGATGGGGATCCCGGGCAGCCTCACCAGCCTCGCGCGAAGCGGAGTGGTGTCCTGGAGGGGCGTGCTGCGTGCTGCCGCGGACAGGGTCCTTCCCTCCACCCGCGTGGCGGAGGACGCCTCGGTGGGCGACTACGTCGGAGCCCGGATGGGCCGGGAGGTCGTGGACCGGTTGGTGGGGCCGCTCCTGGGCGGGGTGTACGCCGGTAAGGCCGGGGAGCTGTCCGTGGAGTCCGCACTCCCCCGTATCGCACCCCTCGCCCGCAGCGAACGCTCCCTGTTCGGCATCGCTCGCAGGGCCGCCGCCCAGCAAGCGGCGGAAGCGAGCTCCGGTCCGGCCTTCGCCACTCTGCGCGGCGGCCTCGCCATTCTCGTCGACACTCTTGCCAAGCAGGCGGACGCGGCGGTCGAGACCTCTGCCCCAGTGCGGGAGCTGCGCGCGGTCGGCGGAGGGTGGCAGTTGCTGGTCGGACCGGAGGAGCACCCCTGGGAGCTCGACGCGGACAGTGTGGTGCTCGCCTGTCCCGCTCCCGAAGCAGCGCGGCTCCTGCGACCGGTCGTTCCGGCGGCCTCCGGTGAGCTGGCCGGGATCGACTACGCGAGTACCACCATCGTGACCCTGGCCTACCCCGCTGCCTCCGTGACACGGCCACCGGCAGGAAGCGGCTTCCTCGTCGGCCCCCGGGAGGGGCGGTCGATCAAAGCCGCCACGTTCAGCAGCACCAAGTGGCCGTGGCTCGCCGAACAACTGCGCGACAAGCATCCGGACACCGGGATGGTCCTGGTGCGCTGTTCCCTCGCGCAGTCCCGTGGCGAGGCCGTGGCGGAACTCTCCGACGAGGAGCTCACCGAGCGCGTCACCGCCGACCTGGCCGAGATCTGCGGTGTGTCCCAACCGCCCGTGGACCGCCGGGTCACCCGCTGGGACCGTGCGCTCCCGCAGTACGCGGTCGGGCACCAGCAGCGGATCGCCCGGGTGCGGGACGCGCTCTCGGACAGGGAGGGCGTGGCGTTGTGCGGAGCGGCTTACGAGGGAGTGGGCATACCGGCCTGCGTTGCCAGCGCCGAACGGGAGGCGCAACGGATTCTCGACAGGCACGGCCTGACCGGTTGA
- the hemE gene encoding uroporphyrinogen decarboxylase, translating to MWFMRQAGRSLPEYRRVRADVPMLEACARPDMIVEITMQPVRRYGVDAAIYFSDIVVPLRAIGVGIDIKAGVGPVVEQPIRDADGVGQLRDLEPDDVWYVTEAVGELVGELGERPLIGFAGGPFTLASYLIEGGPSKNHERTKAMMYGQPELWHRLMRRLSVITAEFLRVQVAAGASAVQLFDSWAGALSAADYRESVLPHASWIFDQLANLDVPRIHFGVGTGELLPSLSEAGADVVGVDWRVPLGEAAQRVRRGTALQGNLDPATLFAPEEVVNERARGILTQGRAAEGHVFNLGHGVLPDTDPDALARLTDFVHEETARG from the coding sequence GTGTGGTTCATGCGCCAGGCAGGGCGCTCTCTGCCCGAGTACCGTAGAGTCCGCGCGGACGTGCCGATGCTGGAGGCGTGCGCGCGCCCTGACATGATCGTCGAGATCACGATGCAACCTGTGCGTCGCTATGGTGTCGACGCCGCCATCTACTTCAGTGACATCGTCGTGCCGTTGAGAGCCATCGGGGTCGGGATCGACATCAAGGCCGGTGTGGGTCCCGTGGTGGAGCAGCCGATCCGGGACGCTGACGGCGTCGGACAGCTGCGGGACCTCGAACCCGACGACGTCTGGTACGTCACCGAAGCCGTCGGCGAGCTCGTCGGCGAACTCGGGGAGCGCCCGCTGATCGGGTTCGCCGGCGGCCCGTTCACCCTGGCGTCGTACCTGATCGAGGGCGGCCCCTCCAAGAACCACGAGCGCACCAAAGCGATGATGTACGGCCAGCCGGAACTGTGGCACCGGCTCATGCGCCGCCTGTCCGTCATCACCGCCGAGTTCCTCCGGGTTCAGGTCGCGGCCGGGGCGAGCGCCGTGCAGCTGTTCGACTCCTGGGCGGGCGCGCTCAGCGCTGCCGACTACCGGGAGTCGGTGCTGCCGCATGCCTCCTGGATCTTCGACCAGCTGGCCAACCTGGACGTGCCGCGTATCCACTTCGGGGTGGGCACGGGCGAACTGCTGCCCTCCCTCAGCGAGGCCGGGGCCGATGTCGTGGGCGTGGACTGGCGGGTCCCCCTGGGCGAGGCGGCGCAGCGCGTCCGGCGCGGTACGGCCCTGCAGGGGAATCTCGACCCGGCCACGCTGTTCGCACCGGAGGAGGTCGTCAACGAGCGGGCCCGGGGCATCCTCACCCAGGGGCGCGCTGCCGAGGGGCACGTGTTCAACCTCGGGCACGGTGTGCTTCCGGACACGGACCCGGACGCGTTGGCACGGTTGACCGACTTCGTGCACGAGGAGACAGCCCGCGGCTGA
- a CDS encoding DUF3000 domain-containing protein codes for MPPAGRVDDAPPEFRRAVESLHVPVARPEISVEDIPAPQRLAPYAVAMSARVWLHQEDVAFGRLIVLYDPDNTREWPSPFRVVSYMSADMESEIATDPLLGQVAWSWLTDALASCAPQHQGLSGTVTRATTEGFAAKAEDPTTTEVELRASWSPSGDDLSGHMATWLELLASAAGLPPVNVTDITQRRPSSDS; via the coding sequence ATGCCCCCTGCCGGTAGGGTCGATGACGCGCCGCCCGAGTTCCGCCGAGCGGTCGAGAGTTTGCACGTTCCCGTCGCGCGTCCCGAGATCAGTGTCGAGGACATTCCCGCGCCCCAACGCCTTGCCCCGTACGCTGTCGCGATGTCAGCGCGTGTGTGGCTCCACCAGGAGGACGTGGCGTTCGGTCGGCTGATCGTGCTCTACGACCCGGACAACACGCGCGAGTGGCCGAGTCCTTTCCGTGTTGTCTCCTACATGAGCGCGGACATGGAATCGGAGATCGCCACCGACCCCCTGCTGGGTCAGGTCGCCTGGAGCTGGCTGACCGACGCGCTCGCCTCCTGCGCTCCCCAGCACCAGGGGCTGAGTGGAACGGTCACGCGGGCCACGACCGAGGGATTCGCCGCCAAGGCCGAGGATCCCACGACCACGGAGGTAGAACTGCGCGCGTCGTGGTCCCCGTCCGGTGACGACCTCTCCGGGCACATGGCGACCTGGTTGGAGCTGTTGGCCTCCGCCGCCGGCCTCCCCCCGGTCAACGTCACCGACATCACGCAGCGCCGTCCGAGTTCCGACAGTTAG
- a CDS encoding HRDC domain-containing protein yields MANVLNSKTGSPEPEPDGSEEGNRAPLLEEPRGGVPSVVETADQLSRVVADFARGQGPVAVDAERASGYRYSQRAYLVQLRRSGAGSALVDPVACPDLSELDAALSDAEMVLHAAHQDLPCLDELSLRPRTLFDTELAGRLLGYQRVGLGTMVERFLGVRLAKEHSAVDWSVRPLPEEWLAYAALDVEVLTELRDALHEELSAAGKLGWAREEFAAVLSAPPKEPRTEPWRRTSGIHRVRNQRALGAVRELWQERDRIAQERDVAPGRVVPDSGLVEAAIAMPRTERQLVAIKPFGVRLARRYVPSWLRAVNRVRDMPDADLPRPGTPGDGPPPTNRWADRDPAAAQRLESARARVRALAEQVTMPAENLLPPDAVRRLCWTPPETIDVTTVSEHLRRNNAREWQISLTAGELTGVLGGPGN; encoded by the coding sequence GTGGCGAATGTGCTGAATTCCAAAACAGGCTCTCCCGAGCCGGAACCGGACGGGTCCGAGGAAGGGAACCGGGCCCCGTTGCTGGAGGAGCCCCGTGGCGGGGTACCGTCCGTCGTCGAAACGGCGGATCAGCTCTCTCGGGTTGTCGCGGATTTCGCACGTGGTCAGGGACCGGTCGCCGTGGATGCCGAACGCGCTTCCGGATACCGTTACAGCCAACGCGCGTACCTCGTGCAGTTGCGTCGCTCCGGCGCGGGATCGGCTCTGGTGGACCCGGTCGCCTGCCCCGACCTGAGTGAGCTCGACGCGGCCCTGTCGGACGCGGAGATGGTGCTCCACGCGGCCCATCAGGACCTGCCCTGTCTCGACGAGCTGTCGTTGCGTCCCAGGACGCTGTTCGACACCGAACTCGCTGGACGGCTTCTCGGCTACCAGCGGGTCGGTCTGGGGACGATGGTCGAGCGCTTCCTCGGTGTGCGGCTGGCGAAGGAGCACTCCGCCGTGGACTGGTCCGTGCGCCCGCTTCCCGAGGAGTGGCTGGCCTACGCGGCGCTGGACGTGGAGGTCCTGACCGAACTGCGTGACGCTCTCCACGAGGAGTTGTCGGCCGCGGGCAAGCTGGGGTGGGCCCGGGAGGAGTTCGCCGCGGTGCTGTCCGCCCCGCCCAAGGAGCCCCGGACCGAACCGTGGCGTCGCACCTCCGGCATCCACCGGGTGCGCAACCAGCGGGCACTGGGAGCGGTTCGGGAACTGTGGCAGGAGCGGGACCGCATCGCTCAGGAGCGCGATGTGGCCCCTGGCCGGGTCGTTCCGGACTCCGGTCTCGTCGAGGCCGCCATAGCCATGCCGCGCACGGAGCGGCAGCTCGTCGCGATCAAACCGTTCGGCGTCCGGTTGGCGCGACGGTATGTCCCCTCGTGGCTCAGGGCGGTCAACCGGGTGCGGGACATGCCGGACGCGGACCTTCCCCGTCCCGGAACACCGGGCGACGGCCCTCCGCCGACGAACCGGTGGGCGGACCGCGACCCGGCCGCCGCCCAACGGTTGGAGTCCGCGCGGGCACGGGTGCGCGCTCTCGCCGAGCAGGTCACGATGCCCGCGGAGAACCTTCTCCCGCCCGACGCGGTGCGGCGGCTGTGCTGGACACCGCCGGAGACGATCGACGTCACCACGGTGAGCGAGCACCTCCGGAGGAACAACGCGCGCGAGTGGCAGATATCGCTGACCGCTGGGGAGCTCACGGGCGTGTTGGGGGGACCGGGGAACTAG